A single region of the Gemella sp. zg-570 genome encodes:
- a CDS encoding phage scaffolding protein, translating to MKRGFLQALGLDVEVINKIMAEHGNTINSLQSINESNQDTIRDLQASLKVFEGVDVDDLKKQIADLQAESERKVNDLKIQYAIESALSGVKHKELLTKQVDMSKIKVDKDGQVRGLDEQVAGFKETYKEFFISEDANKITGYTPANPERLNISNSYDSLINRADSMSADEIADVFKNL from the coding sequence ATGAAAAGAGGATTTTTACAGGCTTTGGGTCTTGATGTTGAGGTTATAAACAAGATTATGGCAGAACATGGCAACACCATTAATTCGCTACAGTCTATTAATGAAAGTAACCAGGATACTATAAGAGATTTACAGGCTAGCTTAAAAGTTTTTGAAGGGGTTGATGTAGATGACTTGAAAAAGCAAATAGCAGATTTGCAAGCCGAGTCTGAAAGAAAGGTAAATGATTTAAAAATTCAGTATGCAATTGAAAGTGCCTTGTCTGGGGTTAAGCATAAGGAATTATTGACTAAGCAGGTCGATATGTCAAAAATAAAGGTTGACAAGGACGGACAAGTTCGGGGTCTTGATGAGCAGGTAGCAGGTTTTAAGGAGACTTACAAAGAGTTTTTTATAAGCGAAGATGCTAATAAAATAACAGGCTACACGCCAGCAAATCCCGAGAGGCTAAATATTAGTAATAGTTATGACAGTCTTATAAATAGGGCTGATAGTATGTCGGCTGATGAAATAGCCGATGTTTTTAAAAATTTATAA
- a CDS encoding ADP-ribosyltransferase yields MKTSSKYFEDRAAKNQWQTYYNTEKHSKKLIAIYEDLTRSLVDELMKVEELISKKGLSRSLAYRSKYLRLLQNRYKNEVLLLSKKVDKIYSNITDDISLKTYEDTSKELGFDIVYNDLSVKRLAQKPWLGANFKTRLGKNQAEMTKRLFETLQVGLNTGLSAVEMAIRLKNGVDRDFNKIMLLVRTEAMHHLNQVKLQAYKDSKVVKKLKDVVTLDDRTSEQCAVCAGNIYDIDNAPILPRHPRCRCVLVAYIDVDNLAKQFDREEASVDKALQAGSAGAIIKKEKVYKIADKDTEERLQEVSDRVYKTFSKEQKDAIEDYTYLYSGRINNYLRGEYLEGISKVDIEDKVKILDEILESNNLGYDLKLYRYVSKEEFKALQEGDFFKNYLSTSIDEEATNDFGDFKLIIQAHGETKGYYIGKNSQHPTEKEFLVYRNTRYKKLNIDEEKGILEMELLEDD; encoded by the coding sequence GTGAAGACGAGTAGTAAGTATTTTGAAGATAGGGCAGCTAAAAACCAGTGGCAGACTTACTACAATACTGAAAAGCATAGTAAAAAGCTTATTGCCATATATGAAGATTTGACAAGGTCTTTAGTTGATGAGCTTATGAAGGTAGAAGAACTTATAAGCAAAAAGGGCTTAAGTCGAAGTTTGGCTTATAGGTCTAAGTATTTAAGGCTTTTACAAAATAGGTATAAAAACGAGGTTTTACTTTTAAGTAAGAAGGTAGATAAGATTTATTCTAATATTACTGATGATATAAGCCTTAAGACTTATGAGGATACTTCAAAGGAGCTTGGCTTTGATATTGTTTATAATGATTTGTCGGTTAAAAGGTTAGCCCAAAAGCCCTGGCTTGGTGCAAACTTTAAGACTAGGCTAGGTAAAAACCAGGCTGAGATGACAAAAAGATTATTCGAGACTTTGCAAGTTGGGCTTAATACTGGCTTGTCTGCTGTTGAAATGGCTATTCGTTTAAAAAATGGCGTTGATAGGGATTTTAACAAAATCATGCTACTTGTCAGAACTGAGGCTATGCATCATTTAAACCAGGTTAAATTACAGGCTTACAAAGACAGTAAGGTTGTAAAGAAATTAAAAGATGTTGTAACTTTAGACGATAGGACAAGCGAACAGTGTGCAGTCTGTGCTGGTAATATTTATGATATTGATAACGCCCCTATTCTTCCTAGACATCCTCGGTGTCGCTGTGTTCTGGTTGCTTATATTGATGTTGATAATCTGGCAAAACAGTTTGATAGGGAGGAAGCCTCAGTTGATAAGGCTTTACAAGCTGGCTCTGCTGGTGCTATAATTAAGAAAGAAAAAGTCTATAAGATAGCTGATAAGGACACAGAAGAGAGGCTGCAAGAAGTTTCTGATAGGGTTTACAAAACATTTAGCAAGGAACAAAAGGACGCTATAGAGGATTACACATATCTTTATTCAGGGAGAATTAATAATTACCTAAGGGGCGAATACTTAGAGGGTATAAGCAAAGTAGATATTGAAGACAAGGTGAAAATACTAGATGAGATTTTAGAAAGTAATAATCTAGGCTATGATTTGAAATTATACCGTTATGTAAGCAAAGAAGAATTTAAGGCACTTCAAGAAGGTGATTTCTTTAAAAATTATCTTAGTACGAGCATAGATGAAGAGGCAACAAATGATTTCGGTGATTTTAAGTTAATTATCCAAGCCCATGGGGAAACTAAGGGCTATTATATAGGCAAAAATTCACAACACCCTACTGAAAAAGAATTTCTAGTTTATAGAAATACCAGATATAAGAAATTAAATATAGATGAGGAAAAAGGAATATTGGAAATGGAGCTGTTAGAAGATGACTAA